One part of the Rhizobium rhizogenes genome encodes these proteins:
- a CDS encoding putative hydro-lyase, whose amino-acid sequence MTTPISYLNHTDAEAARKARATYRNGLVAPTSGIAPGFTQANMIVLPRDWAFDFLLYAQRNPKPCPVLDVSDPGSPTTLLAPGADLRTDLPLYRIWRDGRLAEETADATAAWAERDDLVAFLIGCSFTFETPMVEAGIEIRHMTDKSNVPMYLTNRPCRPAGRLKGNMVVSMRPIPASRVADAATISGRFPAVHGAPVHVGAPEEIGITDLAKPDFGDAVRIEPGEVPVFWACGVTPQAAVMASGVPFAITHAPGHMFITDIPDTAYHA is encoded by the coding sequence ATGACGACACCGATATCCTATCTCAACCACACGGATGCCGAAGCTGCCCGAAAGGCTCGCGCCACCTATCGCAACGGCCTCGTCGCCCCCACCTCCGGCATTGCGCCCGGCTTCACGCAGGCGAACATGATCGTGCTGCCGCGCGACTGGGCCTTCGATTTCCTGCTTTACGCGCAACGCAATCCAAAACCTTGCCCGGTGCTGGATGTCTCCGATCCCGGCTCGCCCACCACGCTTCTGGCGCCCGGTGCCGATCTCAGGACCGATCTGCCGCTCTATAGGATCTGGCGGGACGGCAGGCTTGCCGAGGAAACAGCCGACGCCACCGCCGCCTGGGCGGAGCGCGACGATCTCGTCGCCTTCCTGATCGGCTGCAGCTTCACCTTCGAAACGCCGATGGTGGAAGCGGGCATCGAAATCCGCCACATGACCGACAAGAGCAATGTGCCGATGTACCTCACCAACCGGCCCTGCCGCCCGGCAGGTCGGCTGAAGGGCAACATGGTCGTTTCCATGCGGCCGATCCCGGCGTCGCGCGTGGCCGATGCGGCCACCATTTCCGGACGTTTTCCGGCCGTACACGGTGCGCCCGTGCATGTCGGCGCGCCGGAGGAGATTGGCATCACCGATCTTGCGAAACCTGATTTCGGCGATGCTGTTCGGATCGAGCCGGGCGAAGTTCCGGTATTCTGGGCCTGCGGCGTCACGCCCCAGGCCGCCGTGATGGCGTCCGGCGTGCCTTTTGCCATCACCCATGCGCCGGGACACATGTTCATCACCGATATTCCCGACACCGCCTATCACGCGTGA
- a CDS encoding LamB/YcsF family protein, with protein MAAIDLNSDLGESYGAWRMGDDEAMLAIVSSANIACGFHAGDPAGIYRTVKAAAEKGVVVGAHVSYPDRVGFGRRDLDTTSEELIADVIYQIGALKGVAAAAGTTVRYVKPHGALYNRIANDAKQGQAVIDGIKAIDPSLVLMGLANAPILDLARKAGLAVVAEAFADRAYTPEGQLVSRREAGAVLHDAAKIADRMVQLACEGTLEAIDGSIIKIEAQSICVHGDSPGAVAIAQEIRRRFEADGIDIRSFASNL; from the coding sequence ATGGCCGCTATCGATCTCAACAGCGATCTTGGCGAAAGCTACGGCGCATGGCGCATGGGAGATGACGAGGCGATGCTCGCCATCGTTTCCAGTGCCAACATCGCCTGCGGATTTCACGCAGGTGACCCGGCCGGCATCTACCGCACCGTCAAGGCGGCCGCCGAAAAGGGCGTGGTCGTCGGCGCCCATGTCTCCTATCCGGACCGCGTCGGCTTTGGCCGCCGCGATCTGGACACGACCTCGGAAGAACTGATTGCCGATGTCATTTACCAGATTGGCGCGCTGAAAGGCGTTGCCGCCGCCGCCGGAACCACTGTGCGTTACGTCAAGCCGCATGGCGCGCTGTACAATCGCATCGCCAATGACGCGAAACAGGGACAGGCTGTCATTGACGGCATCAAGGCCATCGATCCGTCACTGGTGCTGATGGGCCTTGCCAATGCACCCATCCTCGATCTCGCGCGCAAGGCGGGTCTTGCCGTCGTTGCCGAAGCCTTTGCCGACCGCGCCTATACGCCTGAAGGCCAGCTCGTTTCCCGCCGGGAAGCCGGTGCCGTGCTGCACGACGCGGCAAAAATCGCCGACCGTATGGTCCAGCTTGCCTGCGAAGGCACGCTGGAGGCTATCGACGGCAGCATCATAAAAATCGAGGCGCAATCCATCTGCGTGCATGGCGACAGCCCCGGCGCGGTTGCCATCGCCCAGGAGATTCGCCGTCGTTTCGAGGCGGATGGCATCGACATCCGCTCCTTCGCGTCCAATCTCTGA
- a CDS encoding NRAMP family divalent metal transporter: MEQKKLTPTADLKMSKRASLLGAIFLMATSAIGPGFITQTATFTTQLGAAFAFGILASILIDFVVQLNIWRIVTLTRMRASDIANAAIPGSGYLLAILVIIGGLFFNIGNIGGTGLGLNAIFGLDPKIGGAISAIFSIAIFVSKRAGLAVDRFIIFAGILMIVLTLYVAFVSAPPVGDAFRQTFLPDTINFATITTIVGGTVGGYITYSGAHRLLDRGMVGIENLPAVNRAALTGIAVTGIMRYVLFLAILGVVASGVIIDTSSQAANPAAQAFRSAAGDLGFRLFGIIFWAAAITSVIGAAYTSVSFLPVFKQDMSERARNMATVIFIAISLVCYLFITTPPAAMLVFVGGLNGLILPIGLSIFLFAAWKREDLMGGHRYSRILLALGVLTCALTWYMGYKSAGTIFGLLGL, translated from the coding sequence ATGGAGCAGAAAAAGCTCACCCCGACTGCCGATCTCAAAATGTCAAAACGCGCATCTCTTCTGGGAGCAATCTTCCTGATGGCAACATCTGCCATCGGTCCCGGCTTCATCACACAGACAGCGACATTCACCACGCAGCTTGGTGCCGCATTCGCCTTCGGCATTCTTGCTTCCATCCTCATAGACTTCGTCGTTCAGCTCAACATCTGGCGCATCGTAACGCTGACGCGCATGCGTGCGTCCGACATCGCCAATGCTGCCATTCCCGGCTCCGGCTATCTTCTCGCCATTCTCGTCATCATCGGTGGCCTTTTCTTCAATATCGGCAATATTGGCGGCACCGGCCTCGGCCTGAACGCCATCTTCGGACTCGATCCGAAAATCGGCGGCGCCATCAGCGCGATCTTTTCCATCGCCATCTTCGTTTCCAAACGGGCCGGCCTTGCCGTCGACCGGTTCATCATCTTCGCCGGTATCCTGATGATCGTGCTGACGCTCTACGTGGCATTCGTTTCCGCGCCGCCGGTCGGTGATGCCTTCCGCCAGACTTTCCTGCCGGACACGATCAATTTCGCGACCATCACCACCATCGTCGGCGGCACTGTTGGCGGCTATATCACCTACTCCGGCGCCCACCGGCTGCTGGACCGGGGAATGGTCGGCATTGAAAACCTGCCCGCCGTCAACCGCGCGGCGCTAACCGGTATCGCCGTCACCGGCATCATGCGCTATGTGCTGTTCCTCGCCATTCTGGGCGTGGTCGCCAGCGGCGTCATCATCGATACGTCCAGCCAGGCCGCCAACCCGGCCGCACAGGCTTTCCGTTCGGCCGCAGGCGATCTCGGCTTCCGGCTGTTCGGCATCATCTTCTGGGCGGCGGCCATCACCAGCGTCATCGGCGCGGCCTATACTTCCGTTTCATTCCTGCCCGTCTTCAAGCAGGACATGAGCGAGCGTGCCCGCAATATGGCAACGGTCATCTTCATTGCCATTTCCCTGGTCTGCTACCTGTTCATCACGACACCGCCGGCAGCCATGCTGGTCTTCGTCGGCGGTCTGAACGGCCTCATCCTGCCAATCGGCCTCAGCATCTTCCTGTTTGCCGCATGGAAGCGCGAAGACCTGATGGGCGGCCATCGCTACTCGCGCATCCTGCTGGCGCTTGGCGTTCTGACTTGCGCATTGACGTGGTACATGGGCTACAAGTCCGCCGGCACCATCTTCGGCCTGCTCGGCCTGTAA
- a CDS encoding GntR family transcriptional regulator, translated as MTETIEGLPLADRLAKGIRTLLISGELMPGQRLSEAAFSERFDVSRNSLREAFRLLTKDGLLRHEANRGVFVAVPTMASVIDIYRVRRMVECGALRQAWHKHPAIRVMRAAVEDAKVKREQADWLGVGSANMKFHAAVVDLLDSVRLSDFYERIAAELRLCFGLLNDPEQLHSPFVDMNSKILSLMEEGKAAEAGNEMEIYLNLSERTVLKALERAVEHAS; from the coding sequence ATGACGGAAACGATAGAGGGTCTGCCGCTTGCGGATCGATTGGCCAAGGGTATCCGTACCCTGCTGATCTCCGGTGAGCTGATGCCGGGACAGCGCCTTTCGGAGGCAGCCTTCAGCGAACGTTTCGACGTTTCCCGCAATTCGCTGCGTGAAGCCTTTCGGCTTCTGACGAAGGATGGGTTGTTGCGTCATGAGGCCAATCGCGGCGTGTTCGTCGCCGTGCCCACCATGGCATCGGTGATTGATATTTACCGGGTGCGGCGCATGGTGGAATGTGGTGCGCTGCGTCAGGCCTGGCACAAACATCCGGCCATCCGGGTCATGCGGGCTGCCGTCGAAGACGCCAAAGTCAAGCGTGAGCAGGCCGACTGGCTGGGTGTGGGCAGCGCCAACATGAAGTTCCATGCCGCCGTTGTGGATCTTCTCGACAGCGTCCGTCTCAGTGATTTTTACGAGCGCATCGCCGCCGAACTCAGGCTTTGCTTCGGCCTGCTGAATGATCCTGAACAATTGCACTCCCCGTTCGTGGACATGAACAGCAAGATCCTGTCGCTGATGGAGGAAGGCAAGGCTGCCGAGGCGGGCAACGAGATGGAAATCTATCTCAACCTTTCCGAGCGTACGGTTTTGAAGGCGCTCGAGCGCGCCGTCGAACACGCGTCCTGA
- a CDS encoding ANTAR domain-containing response regulator — MTLRDLTILVIDENAIRASIIEEGLREAGYHRVTVIHEVNGVARTIETLQPDVIFIDLENPNRDMMEHLFQLTRTVGRPIAMFVDRSDTASIEAAVEAGVSAYVVDGLKKERVKPILDMAVSRFNAFSRLQQELAEAKSALEERKVIERAKGILMRMRGLSEEEAFALLRQTAMNEKKKISEIAQSVVTAAGLLM; from the coding sequence ATGACGCTTCGCGACCTCACCATTCTTGTCATAGACGAAAACGCGATCCGCGCCTCCATCATCGAGGAGGGGCTGCGTGAGGCCGGCTATCATCGCGTCACCGTCATTCATGAGGTGAACGGCGTGGCGCGCACCATCGAGACGCTGCAGCCCGATGTCATCTTTATCGATCTTGAAAATCCCAACCGTGACATGATGGAGCATCTGTTCCAGCTGACGCGCACCGTTGGGCGCCCCATTGCCATGTTTGTCGATCGTTCCGACACCGCATCCATCGAGGCGGCCGTTGAGGCCGGCGTTTCCGCCTATGTGGTGGACGGGCTGAAGAAGGAAAGGGTCAAGCCGATCCTCGACATGGCGGTCAGCCGCTTCAATGCCTTCAGCCGTCTGCAGCAGGAACTGGCCGAGGCGAAATCGGCACTGGAGGAACGCAAGGTCATCGAGCGTGCCAAGGGCATTCTGATGAGGATGCGCGGCCTTTCCGAAGAGGAGGCCTTTGCGCTTTTGCGGCAGACGGCGATGAACGAGAAAAAGAAAATTTCCGAGATCGCGCAAAGCGTGGTCACCGCGGCCGGTCTGTTGATGTGA
- a CDS encoding CmpA/NrtA family ABC transporter substrate-binding protein, whose amino-acid sequence MAAPEKTAGSDSGMTTGAPAIVASDRQKILRAGFIPLVDASVLIAAAEFGFAEREGLSLDLVKDVSWANVRDRLAFRQFDIAHMLSPMPVASMLGLGSNPSPTITPFSLGSGGNAITLSTRLFARMKALTGLSETAGALENAEALKRVLDDMRARDEAPPTLGMTYPFSSHNYEFRYWLAAGGIHPDHDVKLVVVPPPLTSDALAAGAIDGFCVGAPWNIVAAERGVGRIVAAKQDLWPSAPEKVIGMRPEWAESQRETVGRLLTALDAAARWCDVSENHDALSRALADPRYIGAPEGIIRRVLAGEFSIDSQGNRRVIDKYFTFHDGHANYPRQSQALWIYSQMIRWGQAEFSEVGVNAALSAYRPDIYRAALGDGNAPEDADIRIEGQEEGDRFVDGLVFDPADIEGYVNGFSVRTSAPSFPSSGDA is encoded by the coding sequence ATGGCGGCACCGGAAAAAACGGCCGGATCAGACAGCGGAATGACGACAGGCGCACCGGCAATCGTTGCCAGCGACCGACAGAAAATCCTGCGCGCCGGTTTTATCCCGCTCGTCGACGCCTCCGTTCTGATTGCCGCTGCCGAATTCGGATTTGCCGAACGCGAAGGCCTGTCGCTCGATCTCGTCAAGGATGTGTCCTGGGCCAATGTGCGCGACCGGCTGGCGTTCCGGCAATTCGATATTGCCCATATGCTGTCGCCCATGCCTGTAGCCTCCATGCTCGGGCTCGGATCCAATCCGTCGCCGACGATCACACCCTTTTCACTTGGGAGCGGTGGCAATGCGATCACGCTTTCGACCCGGCTGTTTGCGCGGATGAAGGCTTTGACCGGGCTTTCCGAAACGGCGGGAGCGCTCGAAAATGCCGAGGCGTTGAAGCGTGTGCTCGATGACATGCGGGCGCGCGACGAAGCGCCGCCAACGCTCGGCATGACCTATCCGTTTTCCTCGCATAATTACGAATTTCGCTATTGGCTCGCGGCCGGCGGCATTCATCCCGATCACGACGTCAAGCTTGTGGTGGTGCCTCCGCCATTGACCTCGGATGCGCTGGCGGCCGGCGCCATCGATGGTTTCTGCGTCGGTGCGCCGTGGAACATCGTTGCCGCCGAACGCGGCGTCGGCAGGATCGTCGCGGCCAAACAGGACCTGTGGCCGTCGGCGCCGGAAAAGGTGATCGGCATGCGGCCCGAATGGGCGGAAAGCCAGCGGGAAACGGTCGGTCGGCTGCTGACGGCCCTCGACGCCGCTGCGCGCTGGTGCGACGTTTCTGAAAATCATGACGCGCTCAGCAGGGCGCTTGCCGATCCCCGATATATTGGCGCGCCTGAAGGCATCATCCGCCGCGTGCTTGCCGGTGAGTTCAGCATTGATAGCCAGGGCAATCGCCGGGTGATCGACAAATATTTCACCTTCCATGACGGCCATGCGAATTATCCGCGGCAGAGCCAGGCATTGTGGATTTACAGCCAGATGATCCGCTGGGGACAGGCGGAATTTTCCGAGGTGGGCGTAAACGCCGCCCTCTCCGCTTATCGGCCAGATATTTATCGGGCGGCGCTGGGTGACGGAAATGCACCTGAGGATGCCGACATCCGTATCGAGGGGCAGGAAGAAGGGGACCGTTTCGTGGATGGTTTGGTGTTCGATCCCGCTGATATCGAGGGTTATGTGAACGGCTTTTCCGTGCGCACATCCGCACCGTCTTTCCCTTCCTCGGGCGATGCCTGA
- a CDS encoding CmpA/NrtA family ABC transporter substrate-binding protein: MKKIFSGDVSRRTILKTTATAALVSAVRTAFPSGAFAATAEPEVKGAKIGFIALTDAAPLIIAAEKGLFAKHGMPDVEVLKQASWGATRDNLVLGGASNGIDGAHILTPMPYLMHTGKVTQNNMPVPMTILARLNLDSQGISVAREYAETGVQLDASKLKAAFEKKKAEGKEIKAAMTFPGGTHDLWIRYWLAAGGIDPDKDVSTIVVPPPQMVANMKVGNMDVFCVGEPWNEQLVNQGIGFTACTTGELWKGHPEKALGMRADWVEKNPNATKALLMAVMEAQQWCDEMANKEEMSTILGKRQWFNVPPKDVLGRLKGNINYGNGRVLENTGLQMKFWQDHASYPFHSHDSWFIAENIRWGKFAPDTDVKALVEKVNREDIWRAAAKDLGVADLPASTSRGKETFFDGKVFDPENPSAYLESLSIKAAS, encoded by the coding sequence ATGAAAAAGATATTCTCCGGCGATGTCAGTCGCCGCACGATACTGAAGACGACAGCCACCGCAGCCCTTGTCAGCGCCGTGCGCACCGCCTTTCCATCCGGCGCTTTCGCCGCAACGGCGGAGCCGGAGGTGAAGGGTGCAAAAATCGGCTTTATCGCGCTCACCGATGCCGCCCCGCTCATCATTGCGGCGGAAAAGGGCCTGTTCGCCAAACATGGCATGCCCGATGTCGAGGTTCTGAAACAGGCCTCCTGGGGTGCGACACGCGACAATCTCGTGCTCGGCGGTGCATCGAACGGCATCGACGGCGCGCATATTCTGACGCCCATGCCCTATCTCATGCACACCGGCAAGGTGACCCAGAACAATATGCCGGTGCCGATGACCATCCTCGCCCGCCTCAACCTCGACAGCCAGGGCATTTCCGTCGCCAGGGAATATGCCGAAACCGGCGTTCAGCTCGATGCTTCCAAATTGAAGGCTGCTTTCGAGAAGAAGAAGGCCGAAGGCAAGGAAATCAAGGCCGCCATGACCTTCCCCGGCGGCACGCATGATCTCTGGATCCGCTACTGGTTGGCCGCCGGCGGCATCGATCCGGATAAGGACGTCTCCACCATCGTCGTTCCGCCGCCGCAGATGGTCGCCAACATGAAGGTCGGCAACATGGACGTCTTCTGTGTGGGCGAACCCTGGAACGAGCAGCTCGTCAATCAGGGCATCGGTTTCACGGCCTGTACCACCGGCGAACTCTGGAAGGGTCATCCGGAAAAGGCGCTCGGCATGCGTGCGGACTGGGTGGAAAAGAACCCCAACGCCACCAAGGCGCTGCTGATGGCCGTGATGGAGGCGCAGCAATGGTGCGATGAGATGGCGAACAAGGAGGAAATGTCCACCATCCTCGGCAAACGCCAATGGTTCAACGTGCCGCCGAAGGATGTTCTCGGTCGCCTCAAGGGCAATATCAATTACGGCAACGGCCGCGTGCTGGAAAATACCGGTCTGCAGATGAAGTTCTGGCAGGATCACGCCTCCTATCCCTTCCACAGCCATGACAGCTGGTTCATCGCGGAAAACATCCGCTGGGGCAAATTCGCACCCGATACGGATGTGAAGGCGCTGGTGGAGAAGGTGAACCGCGAGGATATCTGGCGCGCGGCGGCCAAGGATCTCGGCGTTGCCGATCTTCCCGCCTCCACCTCGCGCGGCAAGGAAACCTTCTTCGACGGCAAGGTCTTCGACCCTGAAAATCCGTCCGCCTATCTCGAAAGCCTGTCCATCAAGGCGGCCTCCTGA
- the ntrB gene encoding nitrate ABC transporter permease yields the protein MSALARKFNEEPQQPVAKKANVVSLAPKQSPGIDLRKWGAAAARNIIPPFVVLAILLGVWQLLCSAPGSSLPPPSQVFEESYDLIVSPFFHNGSQDIGLGWRVLVSLERVAYGFGLAAIAGIIMGAVIGQSVWAMRGLDPIFQVLRTVPPLAWLPLSLAAFQDSNPSAIFVIFITSIWPVIINTAVGVRNIPQDYRNVAQVLRLNQLEFFFKIMLPSAAPYIFTGLRIGVGLSWLAIVAAEMLTGGVGIGFFIWDAWNSSRLPDIIVALVYIGVVGFVLDKLVAALGKVITRGAAAN from the coding sequence ATGTCCGCATTGGCCCGAAAATTCAATGAAGAGCCGCAACAGCCGGTCGCAAAGAAGGCAAATGTCGTATCGCTTGCGCCGAAACAGTCGCCAGGGATCGATTTGCGTAAATGGGGTGCGGCGGCGGCCCGCAACATCATACCGCCGTTTGTCGTTCTCGCCATTCTGCTCGGCGTCTGGCAATTGCTCTGTTCCGCCCCCGGCTCATCGCTGCCGCCGCCGAGCCAGGTTTTCGAGGAGAGCTACGATCTCATCGTATCGCCGTTTTTCCATAACGGTTCGCAGGATATCGGCCTTGGCTGGCGCGTGCTGGTCTCGCTGGAACGGGTGGCTTACGGTTTCGGCCTTGCCGCCATCGCCGGCATCATCATGGGCGCGGTGATCGGCCAGTCGGTCTGGGCCATGCGCGGTCTCGACCCGATCTTCCAGGTGCTGCGCACCGTGCCGCCGCTTGCCTGGCTGCCGCTTTCGCTGGCCGCCTTTCAGGACAGCAACCCGTCGGCCATTTTCGTGATCTTCATCACCTCCATCTGGCCGGTCATCATCAATACCGCGGTCGGCGTGCGCAATATTCCGCAGGATTACCGCAACGTGGCGCAGGTGCTGCGGCTCAACCAGCTCGAGTTCTTCTTCAAGATCATGCTGCCTTCGGCGGCACCCTACATCTTTACCGGCCTGCGTATCGGTGTCGGCCTTTCGTGGCTCGCGATCGTTGCGGCGGAAATGCTGACCGGCGGCGTCGGTATCGGTTTCTTCATCTGGGATGCGTGGAACTCCTCGCGCCTGCCCGACATCATCGTGGCGCTTGTCTACATCGGCGTCGTCGGCTTCGTGCTCGACAAGCTGGTGGCGGCGCTTGGCAAGGTCATCACCCGCGGCGCTGCGGCAAATTAA
- a CDS encoding ABC transporter ATP-binding protein: protein MNAYLKLDHIDKYFDKGGSRAEVLKGINLTIEKGEFVSVIGHSGCGKSTMLNLIAGLTKVSAGAVLLENREVNEPGPERAVVFQNHSLLPWLSVYENVNLAVEKVFRNTKTRAERHDWVMRNLDLVQMAHAKDKKPSEISGGMKQRVGIARALAMEPKILLLDEPFGALDALTRAHLQDAVMEIHARLGNTMVMITHDVDEAVLLSDRIVMMTNGPAAHIGEVLDVPLARPRNRIELASDKTYLKCREAVLKFLYERHRFVEAAE, encoded by the coding sequence ATGAACGCTTATCTCAAGCTCGATCATATCGACAAATATTTCGACAAGGGCGGTTCGCGTGCAGAGGTGCTGAAAGGCATCAACCTCACCATCGAAAAAGGCGAATTCGTCTCCGTCATCGGCCATTCCGGTTGCGGCAAATCCACCATGCTCAACCTGATCGCGGGGCTGACGAAAGTGTCTGCCGGCGCCGTTCTGCTCGAAAACCGGGAGGTCAACGAACCCGGCCCGGAACGCGCCGTCGTGTTCCAGAACCACAGCCTGCTGCCCTGGCTTTCGGTCTATGAAAACGTCAACCTCGCCGTCGAAAAGGTCTTCCGCAACACCAAGACGCGGGCCGAACGGCATGATTGGGTCATGCGCAATCTCGATCTCGTGCAGATGGCGCATGCGAAAGACAAGAAGCCTTCGGAAATTTCCGGCGGCATGAAGCAGCGTGTCGGCATTGCCCGCGCGCTCGCCATGGAGCCGAAAATCCTGCTGCTGGACGAGCCCTTCGGGGCGCTGGACGCGCTGACACGCGCGCATCTTCAGGACGCCGTGATGGAAATCCACGCCCGGCTCGGCAACACCATGGTCATGATTACCCATGATGTCGACGAGGCGGTGCTGCTTTCCGACCGTATCGTGATGATGACCAACGGTCCCGCCGCCCATATCGGCGAAGTGCTTGACGTGCCGCTGGCACGCCCGCGCAACCGCATCGAGCTCGCATCCGACAAGACCTACCTCAAATGCCGCGAGGCCGTGCTGAAGTTCCTTTACGAACGTCACCGCTTCGTCGAAGCTGCGGAGTAA